The following coding sequences lie in one Lolium perenne isolate Kyuss_39 chromosome 2, Kyuss_2.0, whole genome shotgun sequence genomic window:
- the LOC127333150 gene encoding universal stress protein PHOS32 yields the protein MQAPANPIVDLPPLVAPPPRVKAPTPRPPTPASLQPDSPGVFFSNAAAAAPLGSAHRRIAIAVDLSDESALAVTWAVANYLRPGDAVILLHVRSTNVLYGADWGSVTPTSPDDHAEVAARKMDDDFDALTASKAEDLAKPLQDAKIPYKIHIVKDHDMKERLCLEVERLGLSAVIMGSKGFGAARRASKGRLGSVSDYCVHHCICPVVVVRSPADAAPEGGEATSVLDAAVGAEDVLHPVPEEDAEYHDATEEHKDT from the exons ATGCAGGCCCCGGCGAATCCCATCGTTGACCTGCCGCCGctggtggcgccgccgccgcgggtgAAGGCGCCGACCCCGAGGCCCCCGACGCCGGCCTCCCTCCAGCCCGACTCCCCGGGCGTCTTCTTCagcaacgccgccgccgccgcgcccctcGGCTCCGCCCACCGCCGCATCGCCATCGCCGTCGACCTGTCCGACGAGTCCGCCCTCGCCGTCACCTGGGCCGTCGCCAACTACCTCCGCCCCGGGGACGCCGTCATCCTGCTCCACGTCCGCTCCACCAACGTCCTCTACGGCGCCGACTGGGGCTCCGTCACGCCCACCTCCCCCGATGACCACGCCGAGGTCGCCGCGCGCAAGATGGACGACGACTTCGACGCCCTCACCGCCTCCAAGGCCGAGGACCTCGCCAAGCCCCTCCAGGACGCCAAGATCCCATACAAGATCCACATCGTCAAGGACCACGACATGAAGGAGAGGCTCTGCCTCGAGGTCGAGAGGCTAGGGCTCAGCGCGGTCATCATGGGGAGCAAGGGATTTGGTGCGGCGCGGAGGGCCAGCAAGGGCCGCCTCGGGAGCGTTAGCGATTACTGCGTCCACCACTGCATTTGCCccgtggtggtggtgcgttcccCGGCTGATGCTGCCCCGGAGGGTGGGGAGGCCACCAGTGTGTTGGATGCGGCGGTTGGCGCTGAAGACGTACTCCACCCTGTGCCCGAGGAGGACGCCGAGTACCATGATGCCACTGAGGAGCACAAGG ATACTTGA